One window of Plasmodium falciparum 3D7 genome assembly, chromosome: 7 genomic DNA carries:
- a CDS encoding rifin yields the protein MKIHYINILLFELPLNILIYNQRNHNSTTHHTLKIPITRLLCECELYAPSNYDNDPEMKEVMEIFDRQTSERFHEYDERMKTTRQKCREQCDKEIEKIILKDKLEKELMDKFATLHTDMQSDAIPTCVCEKSVADKTEKVCLNCGKTMGAVAPAWGLISGLWYATWSQYVSAKILEVGISEGIKEGLTQIMKFTISLYPKANLPNITVTQMLSSGKFTNNVTLFDMVQHINNTMYTTLEAEEYSKFCGVVSSMAKYKNITFNRTYGKYSTAVTEAVTQGKTNAINTLTPATNTLTTAIIASMVAIVVIVLVMIIIYLILRYRRKKKMKKKLQYIKLLEE from the exons atgaaaatccattatattaatatattattgtttgagcttccattaaatatattg atatataatcaAAGGAACCATAACAGCACCACACATCATACATTAAAAATACCAATCACTAGATTATTATGCGAGTGCGAATTATACGCACCATCTAACTATGACAACGATCCTGAAATGAAAGAAGTGATGGAAATTTTCGATCGTCAAACCTCAGAAAGGTTTCATGAATATGATGAAAGGATGAAAACTACACGCCAAAAATGTAGAGAACAATGTGATAAAGAAAtcgaaaaaattattttaaaagataaattggaaaaagaattaatggACAAATTTGCCACACTACACACAGATATGCAAAGTGATGCTATTCCCACATGTGTTTGCGAAAAATCAGTGGCAGATAAAACAGAAAAGGTATGTCTTAACTGTGGAAAAACTATGGGAGCAGTTGCACCTGCTTGGGGTTTGATCAGCGGTTTATGGTATGCAACATGGTCACAATATGTTTCTGCAAAGATACTTGAAGTGGGTATCTCTGAGGGTATAAAAGAGGGTTTAACTCAAATAATGAAATTCACAATATCTCTGTATCCTAAAGCTAATTTACCTAATATTACTGTTACACAAATGCTTTCCTCAGGTAAATTTACCAATAATGTAACACTATTTGATATGGTTCAACACATAAATAATACTATGTACACGACATTAGAGGCTGAAGAATATAGTAAATTTTGCGGGGTTGTATCTAGTATggctaaatataaaaatattacttttAATAGAACTTATGGAAAATATTCAACAGCAGTTACAGAAGCCGTTACTCAAGGTAAAACTAACGCAATAAATACATTAACACCTGCTACTAATACATTAACTACTGCTATTATTGCTTCTATGGTTGCAATTGTAGTCATAGTTTTggttatgataataatttatttaatattacgttatcgaagaaaaaagaaaatgaagaaaaaactgcaatatataaaattattagaagaatag